The following proteins come from a genomic window of Botrytis cinerea B05.10 chromosome 14, complete sequence:
- the Bccox12 gene encoding Bccox12, which translates to MSEERETKPFKFVTAGFDARFPNQNQTKHCWQNYVDYHKCILAKGEDFAPCRQFFLAYKSLCPSAWVERWDDQRDNGTFPTRLDQ; encoded by the exons ATGTCTGAAGAACGCGAGACCAAGCCCTTCAAGTTCGTCACTG CTG GATTCGACGCTCGATTCCCTAACCAGAACCAAACTAAGCATTGCTGGCAAAACTATGTCGATTATCACAAGTGCATCCTAGCCAAGGGCGAGGACTTCGCACCATGCCGTCAA TTTTTCTTGGCTTACAAGTCATTGTGCCCAAGTGCCTGGgttgagagatgggatgacCAACGTG ACAACGGAACATTCCCCACTCGATTGGATCAGTAA
- the Bcpic2 gene encoding Bcpic2, which produces MHPTTVTRMFQPTKKMWSPVPKEEHSAHTISQRLRQWKKIPPELVPLGIVVGVAVGFAFYSLGRKLVVDKQMRLSRQNRAKE; this is translated from the exons ATGCATCCTACTACCGTGACTAGAATGTTCCAACCGACCAAGAAGATGTGGTCGCCTGTGCCC AAGGAGGAGCATAGCG CCCACACTATCTCGCAACGATTGCGCCaatggaagaagattccTCCCGAGTTGGTTCCTTTGG GAATCGTCGTCGGTGTCGCTGTCGGATTCGCTTTTTACTCTTTGGGTCGCAAACTTGTTGTTGATAAGCAAATGCGTCTTTCTAGACAAAACAGAGCAAAGGAATAA